A stretch of Roseibium porphyridii DNA encodes these proteins:
- a CDS encoding VOC family protein → MKCTQYYPVLMTSNVAETARFYQDNFKFKAAFEADWYVHLQSEEDEKVNLAVLNQDHETIPKEGRGKGAAGMLINFEVEDVDAVYEKANENGLPILQALRDEDFGQRHFITRDPNGVLIDVIKPIPPSPEFLKQFAPEAVPS, encoded by the coding sequence ATGAAGTGCACGCAGTATTACCCGGTTCTGATGACATCGAATGTTGCAGAAACTGCGCGGTTCTATCAGGACAACTTCAAATTCAAGGCGGCGTTCGAAGCCGACTGGTATGTCCATCTGCAATCCGAAGAAGACGAAAAGGTCAATCTTGCGGTTCTCAATCAGGACCACGAGACAATTCCGAAGGAAGGAAGGGGCAAAGGAGCAGCTGGAATGCTGATAAATTTTGAAGTGGAAGACGTTGATGCTGTCTATGAAAAAGCCAATGAAAACGGTTTGCCCATCCTGCAGGCCCTACGCGACGAAGACTTCGGTCAGCGCCACTTCATTACCCGTGACCCTAACGGTGTTCTGATTGACGTTATCAAGCCCATACCGCCCAGCCCCGAATTCCTGAAGCAGTTTGCTCCTGAAGCCGTGCCTTCATGA